GGCGGTCGGGACTGCCGTCCAGGGTGTCGCTGCGCACCTGCCCGGAGCTGTCCAGCCAGGCCATGTGGCGCAGCGCGGGGAGGCGTGCGCGCAGTGTCGCGAAGAGGCTGGGCAGGGCGGCGGGCGCCGGAGGTTTGACGTAGGGCTGGACCAGATTCAGCGCCTGCTGGGCCTTGAGCGCCATGTTCAGGCCCAGATGGTCGGCGAGTTCCGCGCTGGTCGCCAGGCTCTGCTGGCGCAGGTCGGCCTGGGTGTGACGGAACTGGGTGAACAGTTGCCACAGCAGCAACCCCAGCAAAACCAGCGCCAACAGGGCCAGTGCCCCCTTGAGTGAGCCACGCAGGTGTGTGCCGGCCGAGGAATTGGCAGGGCGCAGGGGTGATGAGTGCGTGAGATTGGTCAAGCGTTGGGTCCTGCGATTTGGCTGGCGATGGCAGGGGGCTGTTTCACGGTGCATGCATGGCGCGTGCCGCGCGCGTCGGGCGCACTATAAGCCGCACAGGTGAAGCCGCCTAGCATGCCTTCAAATATGGCAAAGTGCCAGTCCGTGTGTCTCCTGCCAGGAGCGCAGCCGGTCACACCGGTTCGGCAAGACCCTGCGACCTGTGCGAGAATGCTGCCCGCTTCAATAGTCAACGCATCGGAGAAGTACGGTTTTGGTTACCCACTATTCCACCAATGGCCTCGATTCCGCCTGTGGGCGTAGCAGTGAGACACTCGTCAGCACTGCCGTGGCCGAGGACGTGTCCTGCAAGACCTGCCAGCGTTCGCTGGCCAAGCCGGAGGCGCCCGCCTCGAAGAACAAGACGCCATCGCTGGCCGAACTGCGCAAGACCGCCAAGGCGGCTGCAGAGCCGGCTGCAACCGTGGCGGCAGCGGCCAAACCGGCGGCCAAGGTGACCCGCGCACCTGCCGCCAAGCCGGCCAAGGCCGTTGCACAGCCTGCCCGCAGCGGCGGCTTCAGCGTCAAGGCCGCCTGGGCCGCGCGCCTGGCCGAGCAATCGGACCGTTGCCGCCTGCCGCGTGGCAAGGCCAAGCAAGCGCACGTCTGAGCCAGCCTCGGCGAGGACTTCGTCCTCGATCGCGACACAAGGCCGCTCCCACAGATATACATCGTCCGTGTGGGAGCGGCCTTGTGCCGCGAGAGGGCCGCAACGCGGCCCCATCCTGCCATCTGCCCATCTGTGCAACGCCGTCACTTGGCGTAGAATGGCCCACTTTGTTCAATGACACCCCGTAAACACATCCCCCTGGTCACGTGGCCGGGGCGATCGTCGATGTCTTTACCTATCTGATAGAGGGCTTGGTTTTGGCTCAATACGTCTACACCATGCATCGGCTGAGCAAGGTCGTGCCGCCGAAGCGGGAAATTCTCAAGAACATTTCCCTGTCGTTCTTCCCAGGCGCCAAGATCGGCGTGCTGGGCCTGAACGGCGCGGGTAAATCGACCCTGCTGCGCATCATGGCGGGCGTCGACAAGGAATTCGACGGTGAAGCCCGTCCGATGCCCGACATCAACGTCGGCTACCTGCCCCAGGAGCCGCAGCTCGATGCCAGCAAGACCGTGCGTGAAGTGGTCGAGGAAGCGGTCAGCGTGATCAAGGACGCCCAGGCCCGCCTGGACGAGGTCTACGCCGCCTACGCCGAGCCGGATGCCGACTTCGACAAGCTGGCCGCCGAGCAGGCCAAGCTCGAGGCCATCCTGCAAGCCGCCGACGGCCACAACCTGGAGCGCCAACTGGACGTCGCCGCCGACGCCCTGCGCCTGCCGGCTTGGGACGCCAAGATCGAACACCTGTCCGGTGGTGAGAAGCGCCGCGTGGCCCTGTGCCGCCTGCTGCTGTCGGCCCCCGACATGCTGCTGCTGGACGAACCGACCAACCACCTGGACGCCGACTCGGTGGCCTGGCTGGAGCGCTTCCTCCACGACTTCCCGGGCACCGTGGTGGCGATCACCCACGACCGTTACTTCCTCGACAACGTCGCCGGCTGGATCCTCGAACTGGACCGCGGTGCGGGCATCCCGTACGAAGGCAACTACTCGGGCTGGCTGGAAGCCAAGTCGGAGCGTCTGGCGCAGGAATCCAAGCAGCAAAGCGCCCACGAGAAGGCCATGAAAGAGGAACTGGAGTGGGTGCGCAAAGGCGCCAAGGCCCGCCAGTCCAAATCCAAGGCTCGTCTGCAGCGCTTCGAAGAGATGCAGTCGCAGGAGTTCCAGAAGCGCAGTGAGACCAACGAGATCTACATCCCGGCAGGCCCACGCCTGGGTGACAAGGTCATCGAGTTCAAGAATGTCTCCAAAGGCTATGGCGACCGCGTGCTGATCGACAACCTGTCGTTCGCCATGCCTAAAGGCGCGATCGTTGGTGTGATCGGTGGTAACGGTGCCGGTAAGTCGACCTTGTTCCGCATGCTGATGGGTAAGGAGCAGCCGGACTCGGGCAGCATCGAGATCGGCGAGACCGTGCAGCTGGCCTGCGTCGACCAGAGCCGCGAGGACCTGGACGGCAGCAAGACCGTGTTCCAGCAGATCTCCGACGGTTCCGACCAGATCCGCATCGGCAACTACGAGATTCCGTCGCGCACCTACGTTGGCCGCTTCAACTTCAAGGGCGGCGACCAGCAGAAGTTCGTCAAGGACCTCTCCGGTGGTGAGCGTGGCCGCCTGCACCTGGCGTTGACGCTGAAAGAGGGCGGCAACGTCCTGCTGCTCGACGAACCGTCCAACGACCTTGACGTCGAAACCCTGCGTTCGCTGGAAGAAGCCCTGCTGGACTTCCCGGGCGCCGCCATCGTGATCTCCCACGACCGTTGGTTCCTGGACCGCGTGGCGACCCACATCCTGGCGTACGAAGACGATTCGAACGTGGTGTTCTTCGAAGGCAACTACACCGAGTACGAAGCCGATCGCAAGAAGCGCCTGGGCGACGCCGCTGCCCAGCCGCACCGTGTGCGTCACAAGAAGCTGGCCCAGTAAGCTGGTTTTCGCTGCACAGGAATGGGGCCCTTCGGGGCCCCATTTTTGTGCCTGGCTTTTGCGCGGTTCGCTGGCAAGCCGGCTCCTACACGTGCCGTATTACCGGCCTTTCCTGTAGGAGCGGATTTATCCGCGAAGCAAACGACGCGATTCTGATTTTGTATACACTTATAGAAATTGCACCAAATAATTTCATAAAAACGACATTTCGCCCTGTTCCAGTGCGATTGGTTCTTGGTACAGTCCCGAAAAAACCAAAAACAATCCCTCTCTTGGTGAGATGTCTACCATGATCGAATCCGTCGACCATTTCCTGGCGCGCCTGCAACAGCGCGACCCAGCCCAGCCCGAATTCCACCAGGCCGTGGAGGAGGTGCTGCGCAGCCTGTGGCCCTTCCTCGAACAGAATCCCCACTACCTCGAAGCCGGCATTCTCGAACGCATGGTCGAGCCCGAGCGCGCCGTATTGTTCCGCGTGTCGTGGGTCGATGACCAGGGCAAGGTCCAGGTCAACCGCGGCTACCGCATCCAGATGAGCAGCGCCATCGGCCCATACAAAGGCGGCCTGCGTTTCCACCCATCGGTGAACCTGGGCGTGCTCAAGTTCCTGGCCTTCGAACAGGTGTTCAAGAACTCGCTGACCTCGCTGCCCATGGGCGGCGGCAAGGGTGGGTCGGACTTCGACCCCAAGGGCAAGAGTGACGCAGAAGTCATGCGCTTCTGCCAGGCGTTCATGAGCGAACTGTACCGCCACATCGGTGCCGACCTGGACGTGCCAGCCGGTGATATCGGCGTCGGTGCCCGCGAGATCGGCTTCCTGTTCGGCCAGTACAAGCGCCTGGCCAACCAGTTCACCTCGGTGCTGACCGGCAAGGGCATGACCTACGGCGGCAGCCTGATCCGCCCGGAAGCCACCGGCTACGGTTGCGTGTACTTCGCTGAAGAGATGCTCAAGCGCCAGGAACAGCGCATCGATGGTCGCCGCGTGGCGATCTCTGGTTCGGGCAACGTCGCCCAATATGCGGCGCGCAAGGTGATGGACCTGGGCGGCAAGGTGATCTCGCTGTCCGACTCCGAAGGCACCTTGTTCTGCGAAGCCGGGCTGACCGACGAGCAGTGGGATGCGCTGATGGAGCTGAAGAACGTCAAGCGTGGCCGTATCAGCGAGCTGGCCGGGCGCTTCGGCCTGGAGTTCCGCAAGGGCCAGACACCGTGGAGCCTGGCGTGTGATATCGCGCTGCCATGCGCCACCCAGAACGAGCTGAACGCCGACGACGCCCGCACCCTGCTGCGCAATGGCTGCATCTGCGTGGCTGAAGGCGCCAACATGCCGACCACCCTCGACGCTGTGGATATCTTTATCGAGGCCGGCATTCTCTACGCGCCGGGCAAGGCTTCCAACGCCGGTGGCGTGGCAGTGTCGGGCCTGGAGATGTCGCAGAATGCCATGCGCCTGCTGTGGACCGCCGGTGAAGTGGACAGCAAGCTGCACCACATCATGCAGTCGATCCACCATGTCTGCGTGCATTACGGCGAAGAGGCCGATGGCCGCATCAACTACGTGAAAGGCGCCAACATCGCGGGCTTTGTGAAGGTCGCCGATGCCATGCTGGCGCAGGGCGTGGTCTGATCTCGGATCGCAGGGGGCCGCTCTGCGGCCCTTTCGCGACACAAGGCCGCTCCCACAGGTATTGCGCAAAGATTGGACCATGCGTTGTACCTGTGGGAGCGGCCTTGTGTCGCGAAAGGGCTGCAAAGCAGCCCCTCAACCCTCAACCTCTACCCCAATAATCTCGATCATTTGGTCACCCGCAGGCCTTCGCCAAAGCACTTCATCCCCTGGCCCAGCCCCCAGCAGTGCACGTCCCAACGGCGAGCCCCAATTGACCAGGCCATGCACGGCATCGGCCTGATCTTCACCGACCAGCTGCACCTGATGCGCCTGGCCGTTCTCATCGACAAACCGCACCCTGCTGCCAATCTGCACCTTCTGCGTGGACGTGGCGGCAGGCACCACCTGTGCGCTATGCAAGCGCGAAGTGAAGTAACGCAGGTCACGCTCGGTATCGGCCAGGCGCTGTTTGTCGGCGCGATCGCCTTCGGCCAGCAGTTCGCCGTGCAGCGCCTTCAGCGTCGCCACCCGTTGCTGCAACTGGGCCAGTCCACTGGCGGTCACATAGTTGGGCTGGTCGCTGACGCGCCGCTCCACCGGCTGGCTGGCCTGGGCGGCGGCCTGGTCCTCGTTGACGAATGCTCGGCTCATGCGGGGCCTCCTTGTGCTGGAGACCATGGTGGCAGGTCACGGGTTGCAACGGTTGTCCGTTTGCGACCTCTAGTTGCGACGATAGGCGCGGGCGGCGTCGCGGTCTTTTTCCTGCTGCCACTCGCGGTCGCGCTCGTCCCAGTAGCGCTCGCGGTATTCGCGCAGGTCTTCGTTGGACTGCATCGCGTGGCACTGGCGAAAACCGTCGTCCCAGCCGCTTTCGTACTGGCGGTTGTGCAAGTAGCGCGGGACGTCCTTGCGAAAATCGCCGGCCATCAGCCCGGCGGCCTGGCGACCGCTGCTGCAGCCATCCTGGAAACCGTCGGCATAGGCGGGGGGGTAGCCTTGATTGACCATCTGTTCGTGGGTGGTTTCACAACCGGCCAGCAGCAATGCGACAAACAGGCCCAACCAGTACCGCGACATATCCACAAGCCCTTTGACGTGATGGTGGAAAGTCTAGGGGGTGAATTGTTGGCGGGATGTCAAAACGCTGTCGAAGGATCGCGGCGGGGCTGTTCGCCGGCAAGCCGGCTCCTACGGGGAGCGCTTGCCGGCCAATCTTCAATACTGGTACCACTTCAATTCCAGCATCACCTCGTTCTGCGCCGTGGCCAACTGGCTGAACTGCCGCGAAGCGCTCAACCGCAGCCCCAGGTCCCGGCTGATTTCCCACTGTTGGTTCAGGCTGACGCTACGCCTTACCTCACCATTGGTGAAGTAGTCGCCCTTGGCCTCCAGGGTCAGGTTGCCCAGCCCGTTGCGCCACAGCAACCCGCCATTGAACCCGGCTGCCGGCGAGATGAACTCGGTGAAGTCGTTGTGGTGCTCCACCCGTGCCGTCCCCAAGGCGAAGCCGAGCAAGTCGTCGGTCAGCTGCCAGGTACCACCGGCACCGCCATTGACGTGGCTCACCAGCACCTCGTCGCCATGCTTGCCCGGCACCCGCTCCAGCCCCCCGGCGACCTGCCACGACCACGGCTTGAGCAGCGCGTTGCGCGGCGTCAGCGAGCGGATGGTGGCCAGGTCCAGGCGCTGCACCTGCCAGTCGTTGCCCTCGTACTGGCGCAGCTTGAGCTGGAGGATCTCGATCTGTGCGCCGAGCGGGAAGCCATACAGGTTGTCGTTGAGGTCGTGATAGGCCATGCGCAGGCCATATTCGGCAAAGGCGCGGTCCTCGCGGGTGCCCACGCCCAGTTGCCAGGTGCGCGACTGGTGGCCGTCTTCCGGCAGCCCCGGGCGTTCTATCTGCAGAGGCGGCGGCGGGTTGCGGTTGATCGCCTTGAGCAGTTCGAAACTGCGCGCGGCCTGGCCGGCGTCGCGCTCCTGGCCATTGGCCCGGTAGCGCTCCAGGCGGTAGGCGGCATCCTGCACCAGCGCCTGACGGTCGCGGGGCAGGGCGGTGAAGTCGGAGCTTTGCAGATGGCCGGTGTCGGCGCTGATGGCCAGCACTTGCTGTTGTTCGGCGTGGTCGAGCGGTTCGGCGCGGGCCAGCAGCTCGCGCTCACGCGATGGGCGGTAGCGCACGTCCGTGACCAGCCCGGACTGCTTGACCGCCTTGACGGTGTCGGTGGGGATGGCGGTCAGCGGGAACTGCGAGGTCAGGTCCAGGCTTGGGCGCGCCACCTGCAGCAGCTCCAGCAGGCGGTAGGAGCAGTTCTCGTCGAAGAAGAAATAGTCGAACTTGATCTGTTTGAGTTCCCACACATGCTCGACCATGCGCCCGGTCTCTTCCGGGGTGAGGTCCAGCTGGTACTCCCACAGGTCGCGGTTTTCCAGGCTGCGGTACTCGGAGAGTTTTTCCTGGTAGGGCATCATCGCGAACAGGCCCGGGTAGCCACCCATCAGGCCTTTCCAGGCGTAGAGGATGCTGTTGTCGCTGCCTTCGATATAGGCACCGAAGTTGATCGCGTAGCTCAGCAGCGTCGTGTCGTCGCGGCGGGTGTTCGACTGGTCGATGCGCAGCAGCGTGTGGCCGAACATCGACGACGGGCTGTTGAGGTAGGCGGCCGGGAAGATCAGCGCCGCGCTGTGCGGGTCGATGGACTTGTACCAGGCATTGAATTCCTGACAGTCCGGGCGCGGCAGGTCATTGAGCGCCAGTTGCTCGCGCAGCCAGCGGGTGCGGGCCGGGAACACGCACTGGGCATGCTTGTCGCCGAGGCTCGCCGGGGCGTACAGCGCGGCCACCGTGGCGGCGAGCTCCAGGTCGGGGTGGTGGGCGCCGTCTTCGGCGAGGAAGAAGCGCCGGTCATCCACATAGCTGCGCCAGCCACCGAGCTTGGCGGTCTCGTAGTGGCCCAAAGCGATCCAGTAAGGCGTGGCCGCCAGCTGCTGCGCGCGAGCCGGGTCGATCTGTGGGGCGGCGTGAAGCGGGGCGCTGACCAGTAGCGCCAGGGATGCGAGGCGTTTGAGCATGTCGGGCAACTACTTCCTGATGATGCCGAAAGATGAATCGCCAAACCCGCCCCGGTGCCGGGGCGGGAGGCGCGGGACTCAAGCCTCGGTGGCGTACTTGGCCAGTTGTGGGTCGCGCTTGAGCACGGCCAGGGTGTTGCTGTGGACAGCTTCCGCCGTCACGTTGGCGCTGCTGAAGATCTGCTGGAAGTGCTCGTGGGTGACGGCGGCGAAGTGCGCGCGGTCTTCAGGTGCCACGCCCAGGACCACGGCGTAGGTGGTCAGGGCTTCGCCCTGGCCCTTGGCCATGTCCTCGGACAGTTCGTTCATCATGCCGTTCATGGCGAACCAGGACTTGCCGCCGTAGGTGAGGGAGGCCTTGGTCGAGCAGCCGTTGGTGCCCGAGGTCATGCCGAAGGTTGCGTTGCCGGAAGTGCCGTTGGTGGTGGAGGCGAGGAAGTGGGCCGGTGTACCGCGCTGGCCCTCGAACAGCATGTTGCCCCAGCCGCAGTTCGGGCCGCCCGGCGCTTCGGCCATGGCGTTGATCGAGACTGCGGCGAACAGGGTACCCAGAAGAATCCGTTTCATAGCGTTGTTCTCATTCTCAAGTGGCATACCAATGGTCAGGGTTCTGGCAACGCGGTTGCCAGGTCGCAAAGGCCATACCGGCCCCCCGCGCAGTTTGGAGTTTAGGCACGATCCAAAGGTTGCGTTGTTTATTGCGAAAAATTGCTTGCGTGATTGGCATTGTTGGACTGCGACATAAAGTCTCGCGCAGCCTTGCCGCTGCGCGCTGGCAGCGCCAGAATGCGGTCATCCGCCCCGCCGAAGTAAGGAAACCCAATGCCCGATCCTGTCGCCTCGCGCCTGCGTCTCGCGCCCGAAGCCCTGACCCGGCGTTTCTCCGCTGAACAGTTTGCCTTCTCCAACACTGACGATCTGGAGCCGTTTCGTGGTGTCCTGGGCCAGGAGCGTGCCGTAGAGGCCCTGCAGTTCGGCGTGGCGATGCCGCGCCCAGGTTACAACGTGTATGTGATGGGCGAGCCCGGCACTGGCCGGTTCTCGTTCGTGAAGCGTTATCTCAAGGCCGAAGGCAAGCGCCAGCACACGCCCGCCGACTGGCTTTACGTGAACAATTTCGAGGATTCCCGCGAGCCTCGCGCGCTGGAGTTGCCGGCCGGCAGCGCCAACGAGTTCATCAGCGACATGAACGGGCTGATCGACAACCTGCTGGCGACCTTCCCGGCGGTGTTCGAACACCCCTCCTACCAGCAGAAGAAGAGCGCCATCGACCGCGCCTTCAACCAGCGCTACGACCGTGCCCTGGATGTCATCGAGCGCGCCTCGCTGGAAAAGGACGTGGCCCTGTATCGCGACAGCAGCAACGTCGCCTTTACACCGATGGGCGACGGCAAGGCGCTGGACGAAGCCGAGTTCGCCCAATTGCCGGAGGAGGTGCGCGAGCGCTTCCATGAGGACATCGCCGAGCTCGAGGAGCGCTTGAACGAAGAGCTGTCGAGCCTGCCGCAATGGAAGCGTGAGTCTAACAATCAGCTGCGCCAGCTCAACGAAGAGACCATCACCCTGGCCTTGCAGCCCCTGCTGGCGCCGCTGTCGCAGAAGTACGCGGAAAACGCCGCAGTCTGCGCCTACTTGCAATCCGTGCAGTTGAACCTGCTGCGCACCGTGGTCGAGCAGTTGGTCGACGACAGCAAGACCGATGCCGTGGCGCGCAAGATGCTCGAGGAGCAATACGCCCCCAACCTGGTCGTCGGGCACCCTCTCAAGGGCGGCGCGCCGGTGGTGTTCGAACCGCACCCGACCTACGACAACCTGTTCGGCCGGATCGAATACAGCACCGACCAAGGCGCGCTGTACACCTCCTACCGCCAGCTGCGCGCGGGGGCGTTGCATCGTGCCAACGGCGGCTTCCTGATTCTCGAGGCCGAGAAGATGCTCGGCGAGCCGTTCGTCTGGGACGCCCTCAAGCGCGCCTTGCAGTCGCGCAAGCTGAAGATGGAGTCGCCGTTGGGCGAACTGGGCCGTGTCGCCACGGTCAGCCTCACGCCGCAGATGATTCCGCTCAACGTCAAGCTGGTGATTATCGGTTCGCGCCAGCTGTACTACGCGCTGCAGGACCACGATTCGGACTTCCAGGAGATGTTCCGGGTGCTGGTCGACTTCGACGAAGACATGCCCATGGTCGACGAGAACCTGGAGCAGTTCGCCCAACTGTTGCGCACCCGCACCAATGAAGAGGGCATGGCGCCGCTGACCAGCGACGCGGTGGCACGCCTGGCTACCTACAGCGCACGCCTGGCGGAGAACCAGTCGCGGCTTTCGGCGCGCATCGGCGACCTGTTCCAGCTGGTCAGCGAGGCGGACTTCATCCGCCAGCTGGCCAATGAAACCATGACCGACGCCGGGCACATCGAACGGGCGCTCAAGGCCAAGGCCACGCGCACCGGGCGCGTGTCGCAGCGGGTGCTCGACGACATGCTCGCCGGCATCATCCTGATCGATACCGAAGGCGCGGCCATCGGCAAGTGCAACGGCCTGACCGTGCTCGAAGTCGGTGACTCGGCGTTCGGCATGCCGGCGAGGATCTCCGCCACCGTCTACCCGGGCGGCAGCGGCATCGTCGACATCGAACGGGAGGTCAACCTCGGGCAGCCAATCCACTCCAAGGGCGTGATGATCCTGACGGGTTACCTGGGCAGCCGCTACGCCCAGGAATTCCCACTGGCGATTTCGGCGAGCATCGCCTTGGAGCAATCGTACGGCTACGTCGACGGCGACAGCGCCTCGCTGGGTGAAGCCTGCACCTTGATCTCTGCCTTGTCGCGCACACCGCTCAAGCAGTGCTTCGCCATCACCGGCTCGATCAACCAGTTCGGTGAAGTGCAGGCAGTGGGCGGGGTGAATGAGAAGATCGAAGGCTTCTTCCGCCTCTGCGAGGCCCGTGGCCTGACCGGCGAGCAAGGGGTGATCATCCCGCGCGCCAACGTCGCCACGCTGATGCTCGACGAGCGCGTGTTGCAGGCGGTCGAGGCCGGGCAGTTCCATGTCTACGCCGTGAGCCAGGCCGACGAGGCCCTGAGCCTGCTGGTGGGCGAGGAGGCCGGCGCCCTGGACGACAAGGGTGAATTCGCCGAAGGCAGTGTCAATGCGCGGGTGGTGGAGCGCCTGCGGGTGATCGCCGAGATGATCAGCGAGGAAGAGATCAAGGAAGCCGAGAAGGAGCGGCTGGAGGAGGTCATCGCCCAGGCCAAGCCTGCCTGAGTCAAAAATTCGGCGCTGGCGGCCAAGTGCTACCGTTCAGCGCCGGTTTTCTAACTTTTCTGCAGGTCGGCTAAAGTGGAACTTAGGGACGGTATCAGGGTTCAGGATGGAAACAGCCCGACGATTTCGGGCTGAACAGGGCTTCACAGAGGGGACGCCGCCATGCGCAACCTCAGCCTCACCCGCCAGTGCCTGGGCCTGGTGACCCGCATCGAATGCTGCATTCGTCCATTGGCTGGCGACAACGGCATGTGGACCTTGCTCTTCGCCGCCGGCATGGCCGGCGAACAACCCTCGGCGATCAAGGCCCAGGGGCCGTTCCATGGGCCGCTGGTGGCCGAGTCGGTGATGAACGCCATCGTCGACAGCCTCACCCTTCATGGTTATCAGGTCGCGCAAGACCCGCAAATCTGGTGCCTGCACCTGCAGGCGCAGTTGCGCAAGATCAATGGCGAGCGCTGCCGGAATCTGGGGGACTACCAGTTCCACCCGGAAACCTGATCACAACGCTTTTCCTGTAGGAGCCAGCTTGCTGGCGAACCCTGCTGCACCGGTTCGCCAGCAAGCTGGCTCCTACAGATGATCGCGAAACGACCATAGGCTTTTGCTGTCACAGGTGGCTGGCTATACTCGCGCCCGCTTTTCCAGTCACCTCAAGAGTCCCTAACTGTCCATGGAACGTATCCTCGAAAATGCGATGTATGCCTCGCGCTGGCTGCTCGCCCCCATCTACTTCGGCCTCTCGCTGGGCCTGCTGGCACTGGCGCTGAAGTTCTTCCAGGAAATCATCCATGTCCTGCCCAACGTCTTCACCCTGGCCGAGGCGGACCTGGTCCTGGTGATCCTGTCGTTGATCGACATGTCGCTGGTCGGCGGCCTGCTGGTGATGGTGATGATCTCGGGCTACGAGAACTTCGTTTCGCAGCTGGACATCGACGACAGCAAAGAGAAGCTGAGCTGGCTCGGCAAGATGGACTCCTCGTCGCTGAAGATGA
This genomic stretch from Pseudomonas entomophila L48 harbors:
- the ettA gene encoding energy-dependent translational throttle protein EttA, whose product is MAQYVYTMHRLSKVVPPKREILKNISLSFFPGAKIGVLGLNGAGKSTLLRIMAGVDKEFDGEARPMPDINVGYLPQEPQLDASKTVREVVEEAVSVIKDAQARLDEVYAAYAEPDADFDKLAAEQAKLEAILQAADGHNLERQLDVAADALRLPAWDAKIEHLSGGEKRRVALCRLLLSAPDMLLLDEPTNHLDADSVAWLERFLHDFPGTVVAITHDRYFLDNVAGWILELDRGAGIPYEGNYSGWLEAKSERLAQESKQQSAHEKAMKEELEWVRKGAKARQSKSKARLQRFEEMQSQEFQKRSETNEIYIPAGPRLGDKVIEFKNVSKGYGDRVLIDNLSFAMPKGAIVGVIGGNGAGKSTLFRMLMGKEQPDSGSIEIGETVQLACVDQSREDLDGSKTVFQQISDGSDQIRIGNYEIPSRTYVGRFNFKGGDQQKFVKDLSGGERGRLHLALTLKEGGNVLLLDEPSNDLDVETLRSLEEALLDFPGAAIVISHDRWFLDRVATHILAYEDDSNVVFFEGNYTEYEADRKKRLGDAAAQPHRVRHKKLAQ
- the gdhA gene encoding NADP-specific glutamate dehydrogenase, with amino-acid sequence MIESVDHFLARLQQRDPAQPEFHQAVEEVLRSLWPFLEQNPHYLEAGILERMVEPERAVLFRVSWVDDQGKVQVNRGYRIQMSSAIGPYKGGLRFHPSVNLGVLKFLAFEQVFKNSLTSLPMGGGKGGSDFDPKGKSDAEVMRFCQAFMSELYRHIGADLDVPAGDIGVGAREIGFLFGQYKRLANQFTSVLTGKGMTYGGSLIRPEATGYGCVYFAEEMLKRQEQRIDGRRVAISGSGNVAQYAARKVMDLGGKVISLSDSEGTLFCEAGLTDEQWDALMELKNVKRGRISELAGRFGLEFRKGQTPWSLACDIALPCATQNELNADDARTLLRNGCICVAEGANMPTTLDAVDIFIEAGILYAPGKASNAGGVAVSGLEMSQNAMRLLWTAGEVDSKLHHIMQSIHHVCVHYGEEADGRINYVKGANIAGFVKVADAMLAQGVV
- a CDS encoding GreA/GreB family elongation factor — protein: MSRAFVNEDQAAAQASQPVERRVSDQPNYVTASGLAQLQQRVATLKALHGELLAEGDRADKQRLADTERDLRYFTSRLHSAQVVPAATSTQKVQIGSRVRFVDENGQAHQVQLVGEDQADAVHGLVNWGSPLGRALLGAGPGDEVLWRRPAGDQMIEIIGVEVEG
- a CDS encoding DUF4105 domain-containing protein; this translates as MLKRLASLALLVSAPLHAAPQIDPARAQQLAATPYWIALGHYETAKLGGWRSYVDDRRFFLAEDGAHHPDLELAATVAALYAPASLGDKHAQCVFPARTRWLREQLALNDLPRPDCQEFNAWYKSIDPHSAALIFPAAYLNSPSSMFGHTLLRIDQSNTRRDDTTLLSYAINFGAYIEGSDNSILYAWKGLMGGYPGLFAMMPYQEKLSEYRSLENRDLWEYQLDLTPEETGRMVEHVWELKQIKFDYFFFDENCSYRLLELLQVARPSLDLTSQFPLTAIPTDTVKAVKQSGLVTDVRYRPSRERELLARAEPLDHAEQQQVLAISADTGHLQSSDFTALPRDRQALVQDAAYRLERYRANGQERDAGQAARSFELLKAINRNPPPPLQIERPGLPEDGHQSRTWQLGVGTREDRAFAEYGLRMAYHDLNDNLYGFPLGAQIEILQLKLRQYEGNDWQVQRLDLATIRSLTPRNALLKPWSWQVAGGLERVPGKHGDEVLVSHVNGGAGGTWQLTDDLLGFALGTARVEHHNDFTEFISPAAGFNGGLLWRNGLGNLTLEAKGDYFTNGEVRRSVSLNQQWEISRDLGLRLSASRQFSQLATAQNEVMLELKWYQY
- a CDS encoding DUF3015 domain-containing protein; amino-acid sequence: MKRILLGTLFAAVSINAMAEAPGGPNCGWGNMLFEGQRGTPAHFLASTTNGTSGNATFGMTSGTNGCSTKASLTYGGKSWFAMNGMMNELSEDMAKGQGEALTTYAVVLGVAPEDRAHFAAVTHEHFQQIFSSANVTAEAVHSNTLAVLKRDPQLAKYATEA
- a CDS encoding Lon protease family protein — translated: MPDPVASRLRLAPEALTRRFSAEQFAFSNTDDLEPFRGVLGQERAVEALQFGVAMPRPGYNVYVMGEPGTGRFSFVKRYLKAEGKRQHTPADWLYVNNFEDSREPRALELPAGSANEFISDMNGLIDNLLATFPAVFEHPSYQQKKSAIDRAFNQRYDRALDVIERASLEKDVALYRDSSNVAFTPMGDGKALDEAEFAQLPEEVRERFHEDIAELEERLNEELSSLPQWKRESNNQLRQLNEETITLALQPLLAPLSQKYAENAAVCAYLQSVQLNLLRTVVEQLVDDSKTDAVARKMLEEQYAPNLVVGHPLKGGAPVVFEPHPTYDNLFGRIEYSTDQGALYTSYRQLRAGALHRANGGFLILEAEKMLGEPFVWDALKRALQSRKLKMESPLGELGRVATVSLTPQMIPLNVKLVIIGSRQLYYALQDHDSDFQEMFRVLVDFDEDMPMVDENLEQFAQLLRTRTNEEGMAPLTSDAVARLATYSARLAENQSRLSARIGDLFQLVSEADFIRQLANETMTDAGHIERALKAKATRTGRVSQRVLDDMLAGIILIDTEGAAIGKCNGLTVLEVGDSAFGMPARISATVYPGGSGIVDIEREVNLGQPIHSKGVMILTGYLGSRYAQEFPLAISASIALEQSYGYVDGDSASLGEACTLISALSRTPLKQCFAITGSINQFGEVQAVGGVNEKIEGFFRLCEARGLTGEQGVIIPRANVATLMLDERVLQAVEAGQFHVYAVSQADEALSLLVGEEAGALDDKGEFAEGSVNARVVERLRVIAEMISEEEIKEAEKERLEEVIAQAKPA
- a CDS encoding TIGR00645 family protein; this translates as MERILENAMYASRWLLAPIYFGLSLGLLALALKFFQEIIHVLPNVFTLAEADLVLVILSLIDMSLVGGLLVMVMISGYENFVSQLDIDDSKEKLSWLGKMDSSSLKMKVAASIVAISSIHLLRVFMDAQNISTDYLMWYVIIHMTFVVSAFVMGYLDRITKH